TAAATTACTATCGACTTTACGAGGATTCTTTGTCTGAATTACTAAGTGGTGAAATAATCACTGAAGCGACCCTGAAAATAGTAAAAGATAgacgaaaaaaatttcttgaGCTATGTGTGAAATATGATGGAactatgaaaaaaatcgcCAATCATCCCTCATCCAATGATGCTGAAGAACAATTTAAGCAGAATGTTGTTaatgaagcaaaaagaTATTTACAAGAAACCATATTGCGTTTGCAGGCCATTCCTTACCATTTGCAGGTTGGCCAAGCTTGGACTTCTGAGTCTGAACGTGAGctagaaaagaagaaagagcaAGTTGAAAAGAAGCAAGAAGAGTTGATGCAAACAAGAATAGTTTTAGAGGAGCAAGTTTTCCTCGTTGAAAATATGATTGAAGATGCTAAAGCGAAACGAAAGTTTTCTGAGGTAGAGACTTTACTCTCCAGTCTTGCACCTTTGCATGAGGAAATTCATTCAATCACTGAAAAGATTCATGACTTGGATCTTTTTGATATTTGaggattttttcaataaaggaaatttgACTTGTTTAATGATGCTGTTTCACTTTTATGTAATCAAAATTTCCTAGTTAATGTGTTGCGAAGGTTAGTCATATGATGGATGAGTGAATAATTGTATagataaatatttattgatgaaatgaatttgaagacTTTGCTTTCCTCGTCGAACAGCAATGAATGTTATCAATTAAGTTGAATAGGAAGAGCATCTTTTTTAGAGTTAACTTCTGAAGATTAGTATTCCTTAATCAGTGCTTTACTCTCCCTaataatcaaatatttttttcaagtgtTATAGTATAATTAAGTTATGAATATGGGGCACAGgcacaaaaatttaagacTGAATTAACTTTTTGAACTATCCAACTTTACAAATTTACTTAAAGAATGAATCAATATTCGACAGCATGATAATAACAATGATTAAACtaaatgtaaaatttataatataGATTTTCCCAAATCTATAATACtgaattttgattttggcTTTACCTCGTGACCTAAATATCGTTACCTTAAAGACGTGTACAGACTTCATCTACTCCAGAACCACAttattttagatttttccAAACAAGGATTTTGCCTATGGATTCTTCTAATGTACCAGTTTTGAAGGATGAAGACAAGTGCAAGTTTTCGATGCGCTTTACAAACTTCCTCAAGTCTCGCCCTGAGCTGAAAACAAAGCCAGCGATCCTCAATGGAAAACGTGTATACTACTTTCGTGTGAAGCGTGTTCTTCGCTTTTTAACATCCGAAGCGTATACGCCTAAGAAATACAAAGGGTTTCCAGAAATTTCAAGCCGTGAGGAAGCAATCGAAGTTCTCAAATTGCTCATTATGAATTCGATGCTGGTTCGCGTTGATAAACTCCCCCctaaacaaagaaagcaGAAGCTTGTAGAATTACAGATAAATCGTAATCAAGATTTTCAAGACGATATGCATTATGTTTGGCTCTACGAGCCTCTTCCAAAACGCGTTATGGCTTTGGCAGTACTGTTCGCTCTTGTCGTATTGGCACTCGTTTTGTTCCCCTTGTGGCCAATGTTTATGCGCAAGGGTGCTTGGTATTTAAGTATGGGAGGCCTTGGAGTAATCGGTCTATTCTTTGTTTTGGTTATTTTAcgttttttcttattttgcATTACTGCTGTCATCGTGCGCCCTGGCATTTGGCTATTCCCCAATCTTCTTGCCGACGTTGGCTTCTGTGATAGCTTTAAACCTTTATGGAGTTGGCACAATTCCAAATCTGAGGTAAAGAAGACAAGGAAATCCAAGaaattgtcaaaaaaaGCCACTTCACCAGCTGCTTCTGCAACTCCTGAAAAGTCTTCTACGTCCACCACttctttaaagaatttaagGCACAGAAATCCTACCGTCGAAGAAGTCTctgaataaaaattaattgttGTACCGTTGATGAATCCAGTCACTCAGCCACTATTActtactttaaaaaaaaatagtgcATATCTTTACGTTATCAATTCTCCTTATACAATTTATTTCGTCTATGTTTTCGGAGAAAGGTTCTTTGAGATTCTAAATGTGTTTTCCAAGAAACCTTGGCGTTCTCATTTTATGCCCAAACGTATACATATATAATCAGTATATACTAAATGAGGACACTAAATTCTTTTGTGTTTCTTATTGTTACGCATTTTAATTACGGCAAGTTTGTCAGTCAATGAATATTTACTCTTATTGACACACAATTCTTGCTTAACCCATTTATATGAAGCGTTTTAATTTATGTACCACTCCTGGTAGGTGGTTTGATAATTCccttattcttttaatctCAATTTATAACACATTTGAGCGAAATTACTAGATTCTTAGCTTGCTTTTCTCCTTTTAAAGCTAGTATAGCATTTCCTCATGACACAAGGAGTGCATTCTTACTATAGTTGGCTGATCACATAGGAGTGATTATAATTACAAGTTCACTAATATTCATGGTATAAATTGTCATCATATCATATGATATTTAACTTCatatcaataaattttact
This portion of the Schizosaccharomyces pombe strain 972h- genome assembly, chromosome: I genome encodes:
- the sec62 gene encoding translocation subcomplex subunit Sec62, which gives rise to MDSSNVPVLKDEDKCKFSMRFTNFLKSRPELKTKPAILNGKRVYYFRVKRVLRFLTSEAYTPKKYKGFPEISSREEAIEVLKLLIMNSMLVRVDKLPPKQRKQKLVELQINRNQDFQDDMHYVWLYEPLPKRVMALAVLFALVVLALVLFPLWPMFMRKGAWYLSMGGLGVIGLFFVLVILRFFLFCITAVIVRPGIWLFPNLLADVGFCDSFKPLWSWHNSKSEVKKTRKSKKLSKKATSPAASATPEKSSTSTTSLKNLRHRNPTVEEVSE